The sequence GTATGGACGAGACCAACTCAGGTCAGGTAATGAAGGAGTTGCTTTTCAAGGCCACCGAGCTGGGTGTGCAGATAGGTTTCTCACCCATTAGCGACAATGAGTACGAGGACTGGGTAGGCCATCAGGGTAAGAACCGTTACATTCTCACCGTGATGGGTCGCCAGTTAGAGGCACGCCAGATTGAGGCCGCTACCTCGGTGATTGCCGAGCAGGGGTTAAATATCGACTCTATCATCCGTCTTACCGGTCGTAAGAGCATCAAGAACCCCGCCAAGCACACCCGTGCCTGCATCGAGTTCTCGCTGCGTGGCGAGCCCAAGGACCGTCAGGAAATGCAGTCGAAACTGATGAAACTGTCGAGCGAGATGGAGATCGACTTCTCGTTCCAGCTCGATGACATGTTCCGTCGCATGCGCCGTCTGATTTGTTTCGATATGGACTCTACACTGATTCAGACCGAGTGTATCGACGAGCTGGCCGAGCGCAATGGCGTTGGTGCACAGGTACGCGCCATCACCGAGAGTGCCATGCGTGGCGAGATCGACTTTAAGGAGAGTTTCACCCGTCGTGTCAGTCTGCTCAAGGGTCTCGATGTGAGCGTGATGCAGGAGATAGCCGAGAAACTACCTATCACCGAGGGTGTAGATCGTTTGATGACTACCCTGAAGCGCTATGGATATAAGATTGCCATTCTCTCAGGAGGATTCACTTACTTTGGCGAATACCTGCAGCGCCGTTATGGTATTGATTATGTATATGCTAACGAACTGGAGATTGGCCCCGACGGCAAACTCACAGGTCGTTATGTGGGCGAGATAGTAGATGGCCATCGCAAGGCCGAACTGCTGAAGTTGATTGCCCAGGTTGAGAAGGTGAACCTGGCACAGACCATTGCTGTGGGCGATGGCGCCAACGACCTGCCAATGATCTCAGAGGCCGGTCTGGGTATCGCCTTCCACGCCAAGCCCCGTGTGGTGGCCAATGCCGAACAGAGCATTAACACCATCGGTCTTGATGGCGTACTCTACTTCTTAGGATTCAAGGACAGCTACCTGGGCGATCAAGGAGTGATGCAATAATAATAGGCACTCTATGGAGTTTGCAAGCGTTTTGTTGGAATGGTATCGTGAGAACGGTCGTGATTTGCCCTGGCGGCAAACTCACGATCCATACGCCATATGGCTCTCCGAAATCATCCTTCAGCAAACGCAGGTAAAGCAGGGCTGGGATTACTGGACCCGCTTTATGCACCGCTGGCCCACTGTAGAGGCGCTGGCGTCGGCTACCGAGGATGAGGTGCTACGCGAGTGGCAGGGTCTGGGCTACTACAGTCGTGCCCGCAACCTGCACTTTGCCGCTAAGCAGATTGTGGCCATGGGGCATTTCCCTGATACGTTAGAGGATATCAAGAAGCTGAAAGGCGTTGGCGATTACACTGCCGCGGCCATTGCCAGCTTTGCCTTTGGCATCCCTGCAGCAGTGGTAGATGGCAACGTTTATCGTGTGCTCGCCCGCCACTTCGGCATCGACACTCCCATCAACACCACCGAGGGCAAAAAACTCTTCGCCGCCATGGCCCAGGAGCTACTCCCAACTGTCAATTGTCAATTATCAACTGTCAATTCTGAATATAATCAGGCCATCATGGACTTCGGTGCCATCCAGTGTACCCCCGCATCGCCCAACTGCATGTTTTGTCCGCTCGTAGAGTCGTGTGTTGCCTTCCGTTCAGGTACGGTAGCCGAACTACCTGTAAAACTCAAAACGCTCAAAGTTACCGAGCGTCATCTGGCCTATGTCTATATCCGGTGCAATTATCAAACCGCCATCCATCGCCGTGGTCCCGGCGACATCTGGCAAGGGTTGTGGGAACCCTGGCTGGTAGAATCACCAACCCAAATCCCTCATGATACTGTGATACTGCGTAAGAATGTGAAGCACGTGCTGACCCATCGAGTGCTCTATGCCGACTTCTATCTTTTAGAAGTAGATGAGCGCCCGAAGCTACCTGCTGATTATATATGGATAAAAGAATCGGAGCTCGACGATTACGCCAAGCCCCGACTTATTGAGAAACTGCTCAGCAGCCTTTTGCCTTCAGATAATTAGCAAATATCCTTGCTGCACTCTCCACTTTCGCAGCACAAGGACGCGACTTGTAATATTCCGCAGTACGCTCCGAAGCTACATAATTGTTGTGTGCTTTCTCGTAGCCTTTCAGTCCGAGAATCTCCGCACAGATGATACTGCCATTCTCCTCCTTCGATTTGGCCAGCAAATCCTGCACCACCTTATAGCAGGCCGATTTGCCCTCGCGGTCGCTACCTTCGGTCTGTCCACAGTCCAGGCCCACCAGCATCACAATCCCCGATACGGCACCACACATCATACGCAGGCGTCCCACGCCACCGCCAAATCCTGCGGCTATCTTCTTAGCCAGGGTATCGTCAAGCCCATACAGGTCGGCAAACGCCGCCACCACACTCTGGCAACAGCCATACCCTTGCATAAAATTATCTACTGCACGATTAACTCTCTCATCTAATTCTTTATCTGTCATCATCTTCTATCAAAACCTGTTTATAAAAACTCGGCGCAAAGATAGCACAAATCAGACAATACACCAAACAAATAACAATTAATTATGCAAAAGTACAACCAATTCCCTAGGCAAGGTAATAATTTTCAGGCGTTCGTACCAGATACGGTTTGAGCCTTCAAAGTGTTTCTGCGTGTGACTACTGATAATATAGTAGCTGGCCGTGTATTCGTCCATCATATCCAGGAACGTCTTTTTAATGCGCGAACATTTCTCGTTGATGGCATTATCCAGAGGGTTTACCAGATGGTCAACGCCCTCAATAATCTTATCCCTATCCAAACCTTTGGCCGTAGCAGTATAGTACTTTATTAGTTCATCGCGATAATCAGCCAATCGTTTAAACTCTATACCCTCAGGATGCGCCAAGAACAGCAGATACACCGCCTTATGCACAGGTTGCAGTTCTATCTCCTTCTGATAATCAGCCAAAATAAAGCGATAATCTTCCGTAATAATAAGCCGGCTCAATTTGGCCTTAGACGCCTCTATGCGTAGCTCCTCCAGTAAAGGTGCACCAATAGCCTTTAGCAACAGGTCTTTTCGCCCTGCTGCATGCAATTGCTTAGCCAATGTACTCACCTGCTCAGCAATCTCCTCTACCGTATATGGTGCCTCGTGGTTCATTCTGTTACGCTCTTCATCACTTTATCCAACCAAGCCTTCAGTTTCGTTACCGTGGTAGACTCCTTTGGCACAATCTCCTCTTCCACCACAGGCTCAACTACTACAGGGGGCTCGGGTTCTACTACTGGTGGCTCGGGGGCTGGCGCAGGTTCCACGTCGAACTTTATTTCTGTCTGTATAATTCTTTCCGCCATAGTGGTGGGCTTTTGGGGCTTATATAGCTTCGGAATCAAATCTTCATAATAGTCATTCTCATCATGGTGCACCTCTTTCTTTACCTCGTTGCTCAGGTCGTCCTCCAGTCCCGTAGCCAATATCGTCACCTTGGCATCTTCGCCTAAGGTATCATCAGTTGCCGTACCCCAAATCACATCAATATTAGGATCCAACTGGTCAAAAAAGTCGTCTATCTCCTGTAGTTCGCGCACAAAAATCGGATACTCATCGCTGGCATAGATATTAAAAAGAATACGCTTGGCCTTACCGATATCGTTGCCATAAAGCAAGGGAGAATCGAGCGCATCCAAGATAGCCTTTTCTACACGATGTTCGCCACTAGCACGTCCCATCGCCATAATGGCACCACCACCATTACGCATCGTTGTTTCCACATCACGAAAGTCACTTTTTATCCCCCCATCACTCGGCATGGTAATCAGTTCTGAGATACCTTTAACAGCATCCATCAGGATGTTATCTGCTCGTTGAAAAGCCTCTTTTACCGACAATTCTGAATCGGCATACACATCACATAGGCGTTCGTTGTTCACAATCAGCAAAGCGTCCACATTCTTACGCAGCTCATCAACACCCTTCAGTGCCTTGATAATCTTTCGTTTTTTCTCGAAGTAGAAAGGGATGGTTACCACGCCCACCGTAAGCAGGCCCATTTCCTTGGCCACACCAGCCACCACAGGGGCCGCACCAGTACCAGTGCCACCACCCATACCAGCAGTCACGAACACCATCTTGGTACCATCGCTCAGTAGCTTCATTATATCGTTAATGTTAGCCTCAGCCTCCTTCTTACCAAGTTCGGGATTGGCACCCGCTCCCAGGCCACTCTCACCCAGCATGATCTTTACAGGCACAGGCGAACGCGACAACGACTGACTATCCGTATTACAAACCGCATAAGTCACGCCCTCAACGCCCTCGTTATACATATTCCTAACGGCATTGCAACCACCTCCGCCAACACCAATCACCTTGATGATGCCCTGCATCGTATCCTTTACGGGACCAAAATCTAATATCTCTTCACCCATACCTCAAAATATTACTGCTGCAAAGATACAAATAATCCTCGAAACAATCAACCCTTCCACTCCTCGCAAGCCTTGCGAAGGTTAATTATTTCGGGTTCCAATCATGCACCAACTCCTTCAGGCGTTCCACTTGATTATCTTCGATTCCCTCAGGATAGTCTAATGCGAGCACAAAGATATCTTCATCACCCAATACGTATTTCTCATAGCATTTATATTCATTGTTTTTCGCTCTGCTTTCCATATAGAAATAGTTTAAGTGCAATTCCTTCATGGTAATAGTATCATTCCCAATCTCCATGATAAATCTTTCTACAGAATTAGCGAATGTATTTACGTCCCAGAGTTCATATCTTGGAATAGAAAAAGTCCTAAGCGCAACATTATTTCCATTGATAGTATAGTAGAACGAGGCATGCCCACTATCCTGCTCTGCAGTATTAACCTCAAAGTAATCTGGATACACTACCCTATACATTGGATTCACAAACACAAACGTGTCCAACCTCTCCCAAGTAATCACCTTTTGCGGACTAACCTGATGGTTCTTTTTAGCACAGCACATCAACAACAATATGATGCCTGCCCCTGATATCACTCCTAATATTAACTTTTTCATAAGTTTTGGAGTTTTTCGCTCACAAGATAATTACTATTACGGATTGGTAGTTTGTGTTATCTTTAGAACATCCCTGCCATTATCGATTTCTATTCTACCTAATCTTCCAAGCACACTCTGGCCTAACAACAATGGTGCTTTTTGGTTTCTAACCACCGAGGCACGAACATTCTTTAATTCTAATCCCCCAAAGTTTACTTTGCGTAAATTGATAATAGTACCAACACTTACTTCACCATTGGCATCCATGTAGTGTTGACTGCCAACGACATCTTTATCTGTAAGATAATCGTTCTTCATCATAAAGGTGGCTTCAACCATCGACAAAGTAACATCACTTGCCCCAGTATCAAACACAAAGTGCAGAGGTAAGTCATTAATTGTGCATTTTACCTTGCACACCCCACCTTCTTTGGTAAAGGGGACTTCAGTAACTTCTGTTTTACCTGATTGTTTGCTTTCAACGGAATCGTCCTCGTATTCTTTCAGTTCTCTTTGATGCTTTTCTTTGTATTCATTTACCATACTTTTAAACTCAGATAAATTGCGAATATTATCCAAGTCTCTATCTATCGCAATGTGTGCAAATCTTCTATATCCGTGTGAAAAAGCCATTCTAAGATAGCTCAATGCTGTTTCTTTTTCATCCATCAACGAATACAAACATGCTGCATCATAATAAGAATCATTTGATTTTTCAATAATCTTGTTCATGAAATCAATAGCTTTCTCCTTTTCCCCCAAATGGAAAAAAGCAAATTGAGCTACAGAGTGATCGCTTGGCTCAACATCCAGTTCTATAGCTTTCAAGAAATCTTCTTTTGCCAAATCAGAATCCTTTCTTTTCTCATACATTTTACCTCTACAGAAATAGGAATATGCATCCTCTGGGTCAAGTGTTACAGCTATTGTGTAGTCATCTATAGCGCCATCGGTATATCCCCCATTCTCTTTAAACCATGCTCTGCGATGATATGCGTAATCCCATTCGGGATAACTATTTATAATATCATCCATAACCCTTATTGCATCGTCAACACGACCTGATTCATAATACACATCTGCTTTGGTAGCCTGAGCTCTAACATCTTTAGGATCCATTTGGAGCGTTTTTTCCAAATACGTCAAAGCCAAATCGTACTCACCAATACTCTCATAACATACAGCAATACTTCTGAATATCACAGAAGTCGTATTTATCTCTGCCGCCTTTTTGTAATACTCAATAGCCTTCTTCGTAGCACCTTTCCGGTCATATACCACTCCCAAATAATAAGGCCATGCCTGATCATTAGGATTCTTATTACTTTGAATTACTAATTTCGTCTTGAGTAGTGCGAAAGCATCATCCACGATGTTTTGCATAAGATAATACGCTTTTTGATCGCCATCTATTATCAACGCAGCAATGATATCGTCAATAGCCTCACTATACTTCTTTAAGCCAATATAGCTTTCAGCTCTAAATGAATAAACCGATGAGTAATTGTTGTCCAACTTGACTACATAATCAAATTGCTTGATAGCGTTCACCCATTGCTCTTGGGCATTAGCATTACGTCCAATCCCCATATACCCCATAACATCACCAGGCTTTAGCTCTATCATCTTCCGATAGTCTGCATCAGAACGAGCATAATCACCTTGCTCGTAATATACCTGCGCCCTATCCTCATAAGGTTTTGTTTCATTGGGTTTCAAACGTATTGCTTCGGTATAGTCAGATAAAGCTTTGATGGTATCTCCCAAATGTAGATATATGTCTCCTCTTGTGGTATGTGCAAACGAAGTGTAATCCACGTCTTTCTTTGGAAGGTATTTTATTGCCAAATCAACAGCAGTAAGCGCTCTACCATATTCCTCTGAACGAGTTCTTAACGAAGCTATCCACACAAACGAATATCCATTTTTAGGATTCTCCTGTACATCTTTGTTGAAATAATCAAGAGCATCCTCGTATTTCTGCTCCTGAATAGCCTCATGCCCCCTTAAGTAATTATATGTTTCTGGGCGCTTTATGTTCTGAGCTATAGTTTGAAGACAACAAACTACAGAAAGACAGGTTAATAGTAATTGTTTCATGCTACAAGTTTTTATATGTTGACACGTCCTAAATTCTATCCATTACAATTTTAATCAGCGAATTAAACGATTCATTCTTATCAAGATGCGAAATCTGTCCCGCATCATCGACAATACAACAAGAAATAGCTTTATGCCCCAACAATGATGCAAGTCCTATTATTGAAGCGGACTCCATGTCTATATTACATATACGTTCTCCTTCAAATTCGAATGACGCTAATTTCTCTTTAAGCATTTTGTCTTCTAATGGAAGTCTTAGTCCTCTACCCTGTGGAGCATAGAATCCTATACAAGAGACTGTATATCCACGCATAAGATCATCTTGAGCGACCTGCTCAATTAGTTTTTTCACTGTTGTAGCAACATATGGTGAGCCCTTAATAGGATTCCAACTCATATGGTCTACGAAACTCTTTTCTAATGATAAATCACATACAGTATCTCTATTAGCATAGAAATTCAGTAAACCATCAAAACCAATTGCCTTTTGTGTAACAACAGGCGTTCCTGGTTTAATATTTGGCTGTACGCTTTCACTTATTCCGACATTAACCATCGTTAGAGTACGGTGCTCGTCTTTTTCTTCTCGTGTTACATAATCGATATTTGCAAGTGTATCAAGTTCGTTAATAACGATGTCCATATTCTCTGAGCCAAAACCATATGACAAGCAAGTAATCCTTTTTTCTTTATATGTACCTGTGATGGTATGGAACTCACGGCTTTCTACTTCACACTCTCGGGTTTCATAATTATCTGCGACCAAGTTAACTGATGCAGGATCACTAACAAGAATAATACGGTCAGCCAACTGCTCTGGACGTAAATGCAAATGGAAACATGATCCATCTGAATTAATTATCAATTCTGATTCAGGAAATATTCGCTTCATTGTTCTTATTTGTTATGAACTGTATATCGTTATAGGTTATCACTCAGGTTTGCCATACTCATTTTCTCCATCATCACCTTTGGCAATCATAAGCCAAACGAAATATAGAGGAATTAGTTGCCACCAGCCAGAATTCCCAATATCATGGCATCTTTTAGCTCCCTGCATTAACATGAATACCCACAGGATTATCAGTATAATAGCATAGGCCCCATTATTACTTGGTGCTCCAATAATAAGTCTACAAATAAAATCAGCTCCGATAAAAATCAAAAGAGATAGTATATATTCCACTCTTCCAATTCTTCCGTTTGAATAAAATGGTGCCCTAAACATAATTTATAGTATTCAAATTTTTTATTAATTAAATTGGATTAGAAGGCACAAATAAGTGCCTCTAATCCTATCTAAATATCAGAGTAAGTCTTCCAAAATCTTCGGAAAATTCTTAGATTTTGCCTTGATGTTCAGTAACAGTGCTTTTTCTGTGCCATCAACTTGACCGTCCCCCTTAATCTTATCATAGAGATACTGAGCTTCATCATCATCAATCTCCCCTGGACTTGTTTCGTCATCAAGAACAAATGAAGTGA is a genomic window of Xylanibacter ruminicola 23 containing:
- the mutY gene encoding A/G-specific adenine glycosylase — its product is MEFASVLLEWYRENGRDLPWRQTHDPYAIWLSEIILQQTQVKQGWDYWTRFMHRWPTVEALASATEDEVLREWQGLGYYSRARNLHFAAKQIVAMGHFPDTLEDIKKLKGVGDYTAAAIASFAFGIPAAVVDGNVYRVLARHFGIDTPINTTEGKKLFAAMAQELLPTVNCQLSTVNSEYNQAIMDFGAIQCTPASPNCMFCPLVESCVAFRSGTVAELPVKLKTLKVTERHLAYVYIRCNYQTAIHRRGPGDIWQGLWEPWLVESPTQIPHDTVILRKNVKHVLTHRVLYADFYLLEVDERPKLPADYIWIKESELDDYAKPRLIEKLLSSLLPSDN
- the ftsZ gene encoding cell division protein FtsZ; the protein is MGEEILDFGPVKDTMQGIIKVIGVGGGGCNAVRNMYNEGVEGVTYAVCNTDSQSLSRSPVPVKIMLGESGLGAGANPELGKKEAEANINDIMKLLSDGTKMVFVTAGMGGGTGTGAAPVVAGVAKEMGLLTVGVVTIPFYFEKKRKIIKALKGVDELRKNVDALLIVNNERLCDVYADSELSVKEAFQRADNILMDAVKGISELITMPSDGGIKSDFRDVETTMRNGGGAIMAMGRASGEHRVEKAILDALDSPLLYGNDIGKAKRILFNIYASDEYPIFVRELQEIDDFFDQLDPNIDVIWGTATDDTLGEDAKVTILATGLEDDLSNEVKKEVHHDENDYYEDLIPKLYKPQKPTTMAERIIQTEIKFDVEPAPAPEPPVVEPEPPVVVEPVVEEEIVPKESTTVTKLKAWLDKVMKSVTE
- a CDS encoding nucleoside phosphorylase; translation: MKRIFPESELIINSDGSCFHLHLRPEQLADRIILVSDPASVNLVADNYETRECEVESREFHTITGTYKEKRITCLSYGFGSENMDIVINELDTLANIDYVTREEKDEHRTLTMVNVGISESVQPNIKPGTPVVTQKAIGFDGLLNFYANRDTVCDLSLEKSFVDHMSWNPIKGSPYVATTVKKLIEQVAQDDLMRGYTVSCIGFYAPQGRGLRLPLEDKMLKEKLASFEFEGERICNIDMESASIIGLASLLGHKAISCCIVDDAGQISHLDKNESFNSLIKIVMDRI
- a CDS encoding DUF805 domain-containing protein, whose translation is MFRAPFYSNGRIGRVEYILSLLIFIGADFICRLIIGAPSNNGAYAIILIILWVFMLMQGAKRCHDIGNSGWWQLIPLYFVWLMIAKGDDGENEYGKPE
- the serB gene encoding phosphoserine phosphatase SerB, with the translated sequence MKKEQILVRITGQDRPGLTASVMGILAKYDAQILDIGQADIHSTLSLGILIRMDETNSGQVMKELLFKATELGVQIGFSPISDNEYEDWVGHQGKNRYILTVMGRQLEARQIEAATSVIAEQGLNIDSIIRLTGRKSIKNPAKHTRACIEFSLRGEPKDRQEMQSKLMKLSSEMEIDFSFQLDDMFRRMRRLICFDMDSTLIQTECIDELAERNGVGAQVRAITESAMRGEIDFKESFTRRVSLLKGLDVSVMQEIAEKLPITEGVDRLMTTLKRYGYKIAILSGGFTYFGEYLQRRYGIDYVYANELEIGPDGKLTGRYVGEIVDGHRKAELLKLIAQVEKVNLAQTIAVGDGANDLPMISEAGLGIAFHAKPRVVANAEQSINTIGLDGVLYFLGFKDSYLGDQGVMQ
- a CDS encoding tetratricopeptide repeat protein, giving the protein MKQLLLTCLSVVCCLQTIAQNIKRPETYNYLRGHEAIQEQKYEDALDYFNKDVQENPKNGYSFVWIASLRTRSEEYGRALTAVDLAIKYLPKKDVDYTSFAHTTRGDIYLHLGDTIKALSDYTEAIRLKPNETKPYEDRAQVYYEQGDYARSDADYRKMIELKPGDVMGYMGIGRNANAQEQWVNAIKQFDYVVKLDNNYSSVYSFRAESYIGLKKYSEAIDDIIAALIIDGDQKAYYLMQNIVDDAFALLKTKLVIQSNKNPNDQAWPYYLGVVYDRKGATKKAIEYYKKAAEINTTSVIFRSIAVCYESIGEYDLALTYLEKTLQMDPKDVRAQATKADVYYESGRVDDAIRVMDDIINSYPEWDYAYHRRAWFKENGGYTDGAIDDYTIAVTLDPEDAYSYFCRGKMYEKRKDSDLAKEDFLKAIELDVEPSDHSVAQFAFFHLGEKEKAIDFMNKIIEKSNDSYYDAACLYSLMDEKETALSYLRMAFSHGYRRFAHIAIDRDLDNIRNLSEFKSMVNEYKEKHQRELKEYEDDSVESKQSGKTEVTEVPFTKEGGVCKVKCTINDLPLHFVFDTGASDVTLSMVEATFMMKNDYLTDKDVVGSQHYMDANGEVSVGTIINLRKVNFGGLELKNVRASVVRNQKAPLLLGQSVLGRLGRIEIDNGRDVLKITQTTNP
- a CDS encoding C-GCAxxG-C-C family protein, translating into MTDKELDERVNRAVDNFMQGYGCCQSVVAAFADLYGLDDTLAKKIAAGFGGGVGRLRMMCGAVSGIVMLVGLDCGQTEGSDREGKSACYKVVQDLLAKSKEENGSIICAEILGLKGYEKAHNNYVASERTAEYYKSRPCAAKVESAARIFANYLKAKGC